In Armatimonadota bacterium, one DNA window encodes the following:
- a CDS encoding TrpB-like pyridoxal phosphate-dependent enzyme, protein MDSVKYLLDETQIPRAWYNIQADLPVPLPPVIHPGTKQPIGPDDLAPLFPMDLIAQEVSTEREVPIPEPVRDVYRLWRPTPLYRARRLERALDTPARIYYKYEGTSPAGSHKPNTAVAQAFYNKQAGVRRLTTETGAGQWGSALALACRLFGLECTVYMVRVSYEQKPYRKVMMQTWGAEVIPSPSPRTRAGRAILERDPDSPGSLGIAISEAVEDAATHDDTKYSLGSVLNHVLMHQTVIGLEAKRQMEMAGDYPDVVIGCIGGGSNMAGLTFPFLADKFKGKDVRVVAVEPEACPSLTRGRYLYDFGDTAATTPLLKMYTLGHSFVPPAIHAGGLRYHGDAPLVCLLYHHGYIEAVAYPQRAVFDAAVQFARAEGIIPAPESAHAVRKAIDEALEARRDGRARVILFNLSGHGHFDLKAYEDFLAGRLEDYAYPRQQVEAALRELAAIQP, encoded by the coding sequence ATGGACAGCGTCAAGTACCTGCTGGACGAAACCCAGATTCCCCGGGCCTGGTACAACATCCAGGCCGACTTGCCGGTGCCCCTGCCGCCCGTCATCCACCCCGGGACCAAGCAGCCCATCGGGCCCGACGATCTGGCCCCGCTGTTTCCCATGGACCTGATCGCCCAGGAGGTGAGCACCGAACGCGAGGTTCCCATTCCCGAGCCCGTGCGCGACGTGTACCGCCTGTGGCGGCCCACGCCGCTGTACCGGGCCCGGCGGCTGGAGCGGGCCCTGGACACGCCTGCGCGGATCTACTACAAGTACGAGGGCACCAGCCCTGCCGGCAGCCACAAGCCCAACACCGCAGTCGCCCAGGCCTTCTACAACAAGCAGGCCGGCGTGCGCCGGCTCACCACCGAGACCGGCGCCGGGCAGTGGGGCAGCGCCCTGGCCCTGGCCTGCCGCCTGTTCGGCCTGGAGTGCACCGTGTACATGGTGCGCGTCAGCTACGAGCAGAAGCCCTACCGCAAGGTGATGATGCAGACCTGGGGCGCCGAGGTCATCCCCAGCCCCAGCCCCCGCACCCGGGCGGGCCGGGCGATTCTGGAGCGGGATCCCGACTCGCCGGGCAGCCTGGGCATCGCCATCAGCGAGGCGGTGGAGGATGCCGCCACCCACGACGACACCAAGTACTCCCTGGGCAGCGTGCTCAACCACGTCCTCATGCACCAGACGGTCATCGGCCTGGAGGCCAAGCGGCAGATGGAGATGGCCGGGGACTACCCGGACGTGGTCATCGGGTGCATCGGCGGCGGCAGCAACATGGCGGGGCTGACATTCCCGTTCCTGGCCGACAAGTTCAAGGGAAAGGACGTCCGGGTCGTGGCCGTGGAGCCGGAGGCGTGCCCGTCCCTGACCCGGGGCAGGTACCTGTACGACTTCGGGGACACCGCCGCCACCACCCCGCTGCTGAAGATGTACACCCTCGGCCACTCCTTTGTTCCGCCCGCCATCCACGCCGGCGGGCTGCGCTACCACGGGGACGCGCCCCTGGTCTGCCTGCTGTACCACCACGGCTACATCGAGGCCGTCGCCTATCCCCAGCGGGCGGTGTTCGACGCCGCGGTGCAGTTCGCCCGGGCGGAGGGAATCATCCCGGCGCCCGAGTCCGCCCACGCGGTGCGCAAGGCCATCGACGAGGCCCTGGAGGCCAGGCGGGACGGGCGGGCGCGGGTCATCCTGTTCAACCTCAGCGGCCACGGGCACTTCGACCTCAAGGCCTATGAGGACTTCCTGGCCGGGCGCCTGGAGGACTACGCCTACCCCCGCCAGCAGGTGGAGGCGGCGTTGCGGGAGCTGGCGGCGATCCAGCCCTGA
- a CDS encoding SAM-dependent chlorinase/fluorinase yields MGIVTLLSDFGSASPYPAQMKAVLASSCDAALVDITHDVPRHDVRTGAYLLAAVAAATPAGTVHLAVVDPGVGTARQGLVVAAGGQLFVGPDNGLLIPAARRLGVMRVYALSLPQDRPVSATFHGRDVFAPAAARLARGAPPHALGTPTDRWVDLDLGAGSRRGRRLSGAVIYVDAFGNLITNIPSSLLPEMGAPLEVVVGRRRGRALAAPAYGAAGHGALVVVPGSDGLLEVAVREGDAASRLQAAAGARVTITVGSGRHR; encoded by the coding sequence ATGGGCATCGTCACCCTCCTCAGCGACTTCGGCAGCGCCAGCCCCTATCCCGCCCAGATGAAGGCCGTGCTGGCATCCTCCTGCGACGCCGCGCTCGTCGACATCACCCACGACGTCCCGCGCCACGACGTGCGCACGGGCGCGTACCTGCTGGCGGCGGTGGCGGCTGCCACCCCCGCCGGCACGGTCCACCTGGCCGTGGTCGATCCGGGCGTGGGCACCGCCCGCCAGGGGCTGGTGGTCGCCGCGGGGGGCCAGCTGTTTGTGGGCCCCGACAACGGATTGCTGATTCCCGCCGCCCGACGCCTGGGGGTCATGCGGGTCTACGCGCTGTCACTGCCTCAGGACCGTCCCGTGTCGGCGACCTTCCACGGGCGGGACGTCTTCGCCCCCGCCGCCGCCCGTCTGGCCCGGGGCGCGCCTCCCCACGCCCTGGGAACTCCCACGGACCGGTGGGTGGACCTGGACCTGGGGGCGGGGAGCCGGCGGGGGCGGCGCCTGTCCGGCGCCGTGATCTACGTGGACGCGTTCGGCAACCTGATCACCAACATTCCCTCCTCCCTGCTGCCCGAGATGGGCGCCCCGCTGGAGGTGGTGGTCGGGCGCCGCCGCGGCCGGGCCTTGGCGGCGCCCGCCTATGGGGCCGCCGGGCACGGCGCCCTGGTGGTGGTGCCGGGCAGCGACGGCCTGCTGGAGGTCGCGGTGCGCGAGGGCGACGCGGCGTCGCGCCTGCAGGCCGCAGCGGGCGCCCGGGTCACCATCACCGTGGGATCGGGGCGGCATCGGTGA
- a CDS encoding cytochrome c biogenesis protein CcdA, producing the protein MSEVSVVIAFAAGVLGFASPCIVPLIPGYLSFVSGISLHQLAAADRRAARGRVLAATALFVVGFAAVFTALGASASWVGGLVLAYRLWLGRIGGAVIVLLGLAVLGVIRIPWLWRERRLSVRPPAGLLGACAVGMAFGFAWTPCVGPVLAAILTLAATSPRVSDGALLLLAYSLGLGLPFLATAALLTSAVDALGWIRRHSRAIEVVSGGFLVLMGVALMFDLIFRLNAWILRLAPFRPPL; encoded by the coding sequence ATGTCTGAGGTGAGCGTGGTCATCGCCTTCGCCGCCGGCGTTCTGGGCTTTGCCTCCCCGTGCATCGTGCCCCTGATTCCCGGGTATCTCTCGTTTGTCTCCGGGATCTCGCTGCACCAGCTGGCGGCCGCCGATCGCCGCGCCGCCCGCGGACGGGTCCTGGCGGCCACGGCGCTGTTCGTCGTGGGTTTCGCCGCCGTCTTCACGGCCCTGGGCGCGTCGGCCAGCTGGGTGGGAGGGCTGGTCCTGGCGTACCGGCTGTGGCTGGGCCGCATCGGGGGCGCCGTCATCGTCCTGCTGGGCCTGGCCGTGCTGGGCGTGATCCGGATCCCCTGGCTGTGGCGGGAACGCCGGCTGTCCGTGCGTCCGCCCGCGGGCCTGCTGGGGGCGTGTGCGGTCGGCATGGCGTTCGGATTCGCGTGGACCCCGTGCGTCGGTCCCGTCCTGGCCGCCATCCTGACCCTGGCGGCCACATCTCCCCGCGTCAGCGACGGGGCCCTCCTGCTGCTGGCCTACTCGCTGGGACTGGGGCTGCCGTTTCTGGCCACCGCGGCCCTGCTCACCTCCGCCGTGGACGCCCTGGGATGGATCCGCCGCCACAGCCGCGCCATTGAAGTGGTCAGTGGAGGGTTTCTGGTGCTGATGGGTGTGGCCCTGATGTTCGACCTGATCTTCCGCCTCAACGCCTGGATCCTGCGGCTGGCGCCGTTCCGGCCGCCCCTGTGA
- a CDS encoding nucleoside 2-deoxyribosyltransferase → MTAPFECEVRFPIGDLAAFRRRVASLGGRAVGEYAFTDHYYRLPGASDPAARSLRVREHHAPPQPAELLLSWVDLQASGELTFKRSRFPEGKLCLHRADPAACHAVAAALGGVPWVVVRKTAGTLYELPGLGGVAVEHVDGVGWMGEVEAAGADPQAAAAALRRRLEALGVAPASLRPHPLAAQVAGGSGRAVYFSGSIRGGRALQPTYAALVAFLERAGYRVLTAHVAAPDVLEQEQAAGASPRDIYRRDREWLAACDLVVAEVSVPSLGVGVEIATAQHLGKPVVCLCQQDVALSAMVAGNDWVRLIRYRDADDAVRLLEAALQEPERSASHLSDA, encoded by the coding sequence ATGACCGCGCCGTTCGAGTGCGAGGTGCGCTTTCCCATCGGCGACCTCGCCGCCTTCCGCCGCCGGGTGGCGTCCCTGGGGGGGCGGGCGGTCGGGGAGTACGCCTTCACCGACCACTACTACCGGCTGCCGGGAGCATCGGACCCCGCCGCCCGGTCGCTGCGGGTGCGCGAGCACCACGCGCCCCCGCAGCCGGCGGAGCTGTTGCTGTCGTGGGTGGACCTGCAGGCCAGCGGGGAGCTGACGTTCAAGCGCTCGCGCTTTCCGGAGGGCAAGCTCTGCCTGCACCGGGCCGATCCGGCCGCCTGCCACGCCGTGGCCGCAGCCCTGGGCGGCGTGCCGTGGGTTGTGGTGCGCAAGACCGCCGGGACGCTGTACGAGCTGCCCGGGCTGGGGGGCGTGGCCGTGGAGCACGTGGACGGCGTGGGGTGGATGGGTGAGGTGGAGGCGGCCGGAGCGGATCCCCAGGCGGCGGCCGCCGCCCTCCGCCGCAGGCTGGAGGCGCTGGGCGTGGCGCCGGCCAGCCTCCGCCCGCACCCCCTGGCCGCGCAGGTGGCCGGCGGATCGGGCCGGGCGGTGTACTTTTCGGGGTCGATCCGGGGCGGGCGCGCCCTCCAGCCCACCTACGCCGCCCTGGTGGCGTTCCTGGAGCGGGCCGGCTACCGGGTGCTCACCGCCCACGTGGCGGCCCCGGACGTCCTGGAGCAGGAGCAGGCCGCCGGGGCCAGTCCCCGCGACATCTACCGGCGGGACAGGGAGTGGCTGGCCGCGTGCGACCTGGTGGTGGCCGAGGTCTCGGTGCCGTCGCTGGGGGTAGGGGTGGAGATCGCCACGGCCCAGCACCTGGGCAAGCCCGTGGTCTGCCTGTGCCAGCAGGACGTCGCCCTGTCGGCCATGGTGGCCGGCAACGACTGGGTGCGCCTGATCCGCTACCGCGACGCCGACGACGCCGTGCGCCTGCTGGAGGCTGCGCTGCAGGAACCGGAGCGGTCCGCATCTCACCTCTCGGATGCCTGA
- a CDS encoding ABC-ATPase domain-containing protein translates to MLPWERLRDKILTLEGKPLQAARALEGEYRFERFVLALDRVTAEPPGAPSAMRVRVDMAEARFPPGLWSTRPGRIALEDFLARRWLDAARRVARARGVRPAFAISVGEQEILERTACRLAEDYVEVRGTVVLPTEGRRLASKALQALFVDDLPQVVEGSLLYPNLNPSAVQRHCEAVEDYEAMRTELSVHNLVAFLADGAVLPRDPATDRPLLSRLVPLEAPRELRVTLTPPHRGPVTGLGIPRGVTVVLGHPLSGRSTFLRAVAAAVYPHLPGDGREYCVTVPDAVLVRADPGRRVEGVDVSAFVERLPGGQDPRRLRTESASDALAMAASVMEALEAGCSLLLVDEDTAAAALMGRDALWAEIAPEAARPVVSLAEVLRPLYEEHGVSSIVVTTRGAEYVPVADTVIALDEFRPRVVTAQAKQAAPAARPPRARFGGVHHRIPLPDSLAPLRGRRPRVESADGPRLPRRAIPLGPHTVDLSAVEQLVDPAQARAIAAALVFAADRGLADGARTIREILGLIEMEIARAGLEVLVPDGPAGDLALPRRHELAAALNRLRTLRVK, encoded by the coding sequence GTGTTGCCCTGGGAACGCCTGCGCGACAAGATCCTCACCCTGGAGGGCAAGCCCCTTCAGGCCGCCCGGGCCCTGGAGGGCGAGTACCGGTTCGAACGGTTCGTCCTCGCCCTGGACCGGGTGACGGCCGAGCCCCCCGGCGCGCCGTCGGCGATGCGGGTGCGCGTGGATATGGCCGAGGCGCGATTCCCCCCGGGCCTGTGGTCCACCCGACCCGGCAGGATCGCCCTGGAGGACTTCCTGGCGCGCCGCTGGCTGGACGCCGCTCGCCGCGTGGCCCGCGCCCGAGGGGTCCGGCCGGCGTTCGCCATCAGCGTGGGCGAGCAGGAAATCCTGGAACGGACGGCCTGCCGCCTGGCCGAGGACTATGTCGAGGTGCGGGGCACGGTGGTTCTTCCCACCGAGGGCCGGCGGCTCGCCAGCAAGGCCCTGCAGGCGCTGTTCGTCGACGACCTGCCCCAGGTGGTCGAGGGCTCGCTCCTGTACCCCAACCTCAACCCGTCGGCGGTCCAGCGACACTGTGAGGCCGTCGAGGATTACGAGGCCATGCGCACGGAACTGTCCGTGCACAACCTCGTGGCCTTCCTGGCCGACGGCGCGGTCCTGCCCCGGGATCCCGCCACCGACAGGCCCCTGCTGTCCCGGCTGGTCCCCCTGGAGGCCCCCCGCGAGCTCCGGGTGACCCTCACCCCGCCCCACCGGGGGCCCGTCACGGGGCTGGGCATTCCGCGGGGCGTCACCGTGGTCCTGGGCCACCCGCTATCCGGGCGCTCCACCTTTCTGCGGGCGGTGGCGGCGGCGGTGTACCCTCACCTGCCAGGGGACGGGCGCGAGTACTGCGTGACCGTGCCCGACGCCGTCCTGGTGCGGGCCGATCCCGGCCGGCGGGTGGAGGGGGTGGACGTCTCCGCCTTCGTCGAGCGGCTCCCCGGCGGCCAGGACCCGCGCCGGCTGCGGACCGAATCGGCCTCTGACGCGCTGGCGATGGCCGCCTCGGTGATGGAGGCTCTGGAGGCGGGCTGCTCGCTGCTGCTGGTGGACGAGGACACGGCGGCGGCCGCCCTGATGGGCCGGGATGCCCTGTGGGCGGAGATCGCCCCCGAGGCTGCGCGTCCCGTGGTGTCCCTGGCCGAGGTGCTCCGCCCCCTGTACGAGGAGCATGGGGTGTCTTCCATCGTCGTGACCACCCGCGGCGCCGAGTACGTGCCGGTGGCGGATACGGTCATCGCCCTGGACGAATTCCGTCCCCGGGTGGTGACGGCGCAGGCAAAGCAGGCCGCCCCGGCCGCCCGGCCCCCCCGCGCCCGCTTCGGAGGCGTTCACCACCGGATCCCGCTCCCGGACAGCCTGGCCCCTCTGCGCGGGCGCCGTCCGCGCGTCGAGTCCGCCGACGGCCCGCGGCTGCCCCGGCGGGCGATCCCCCTCGGTCCCCACACCGTGGACCTCTCGGCCGTCGAGCAGCTGGTGGATCCTGCCCAGGCGCGGGCCATTGCGGCCGCGCTGGTCTTTGCCGCCGACCGGGGCCTGGCCGACGGCGCCCGCACCATCCGCGAGATCCTGGGGCTGATCGAGATGGAGATCGCCCGCGCCGGGCTGGAGGTGCTGGTTCCCGACGGCCCCGCCGGCGATCTGGCTCTGCCCCGCCGCCACGAGCTGGCCGCCGCCCTGAACCGCCTGCGCACCCTGCGCGTGAAGTGA
- a CDS encoding M20 family metallopeptidase has protein sequence MTDVLSAVERRRASLVGLLATLVRAPSVNPPGDTRAVAEVVARRLRDAAVDFQVLADEPRKPNILARIGAGRPQVLYLSHMDTVPPGDLRAWRHDPFAAEVVGTRLFGRGAADAKASLAAMLGAVEVLAAAAPLRGTLVFAAVSDEEVGGVKGTEFLVDRGLLRADQVVVGELTGNRVAIAEKGLLWVRLVTHGRAAHASTPWEGSNAISQMIRVLLAVEERVGARLRDLSHPLVPPPSLSIGTIRGGVAVNIVPDWCEATLDRRTLPGESVAAALAEIERVVADLRAADPSLQVDVEVLQSGAPIETPVDSPLVRTAREAARRLHLPDEPVGYPQASDGRFFAERGIPTILFGPGDPDVSHTPDEFVDLNSMITAAQFLALLGQMLLAPTVRAAEEAR, from the coding sequence ATGACCGATGTCCTCTCTGCCGTCGAACGCCGCCGCGCCAGCCTGGTGGGCCTGCTGGCCACCCTGGTGCGCGCGCCCAGCGTGAACCCTCCGGGGGACACCCGCGCGGTGGCCGAGGTGGTGGCCCGGCGGCTGCGGGATGCGGCCGTGGACTTCCAGGTGCTGGCCGACGAGCCCCGCAAGCCCAACATCCTGGCCCGCATCGGGGCCGGCCGCCCCCAGGTGCTGTACCTGTCCCACATGGACACGGTGCCCCCCGGAGACCTGCGCGCCTGGCGCCACGACCCCTTCGCCGCCGAGGTGGTGGGCACCCGGCTATTTGGCCGCGGCGCCGCCGACGCCAAGGCCAGCCTGGCCGCCATGCTGGGCGCGGTGGAGGTCCTGGCGGCGGCCGCGCCGCTGCGGGGGACGCTGGTGTTCGCGGCGGTCAGCGACGAGGAGGTGGGCGGGGTCAAGGGGACGGAGTTCCTGGTGGACCGCGGCCTGCTAAGGGCGGACCAGGTGGTGGTGGGCGAGCTCACCGGCAACCGGGTGGCCATCGCCGAGAAGGGGCTGCTGTGGGTGCGGCTGGTGACCCACGGACGCGCGGCGCACGCCAGCACCCCCTGGGAGGGCAGCAACGCCATCAGCCAGATGATCCGCGTGCTGCTGGCGGTGGAGGAGCGGGTGGGCGCGCGCCTGCGGGACCTGTCCCACCCGCTGGTGCCCCCGCCGTCGCTGAGCATCGGGACCATCCGCGGGGGTGTGGCCGTCAACATCGTCCCCGACTGGTGCGAGGCCACCCTGGACCGCCGCACCCTGCCCGGCGAGTCGGTGGCCGCGGCGCTGGCCGAGATCGAGCGGGTGGTGGCCGACCTGCGCGCGGCGGATCCCTCCCTGCAGGTGGACGTGGAGGTCCTGCAGTCGGGAGCGCCCATCGAGACGCCGGTGGACAGCCCCCTGGTCCGCACCGCCCGGGAGGCGGCGCGGCGCCTGCACCTGCCCGACGAGCCGGTGGGCTATCCCCAGGCCAGCGACGGCCGGTTCTTCGCCGAGCGGGGAATCCCGACCATCCTGTTCGGGCCCGGGGATCCCGATGTGTCCCACACGCCCGACGAGTTCGTGGACCTGAACAGCATGATCACCGCCGCCCAGTTTCTCGCGCTGCTGGGCCAGATGCTGCTGGCCCCGACCGTGCGGGCGGCGGAGGAGGCGAGGTGA
- a CDS encoding metal-dependent transcriptional regulator yields the protein MTTHDISKTERVEMYLKAVYTVQQAAPPVTASKVAEFMGVATPSAWEMLRRLEHQGLVRGAGEDGFHLTPAGLERATKVVRRLRLAERLLTDVLRLDLPRVYDEACKMEHVISEEVEARLADVLGHPCTCPHGLPIPGESSEPPPSHTLLDAGPGTRGRVAAIPEEDSAMVAYLAGLGLVPGAAVDVEEIAPFNGPLTISVGGRRQAIGREVAARIRVDLRERGNATPST from the coding sequence ATGACCACCCACGACATCTCCAAAACCGAGCGCGTCGAGATGTACCTGAAGGCGGTGTACACGGTCCAGCAGGCGGCCCCGCCGGTGACGGCCTCCAAAGTCGCCGAGTTCATGGGCGTGGCCACCCCCTCGGCGTGGGAGATGCTGCGGCGGCTGGAGCACCAGGGGCTGGTCCGCGGGGCCGGAGAGGACGGGTTCCACCTGACCCCCGCGGGTCTGGAGCGGGCCACCAAGGTGGTGCGCCGGCTGCGGCTGGCCGAGAGGTTGCTGACCGACGTGCTCCGCCTGGATCTGCCCAGGGTGTACGACGAGGCGTGCAAGATGGAGCACGTCATCAGCGAGGAGGTGGAGGCGCGCCTGGCGGACGTCCTCGGCCACCCCTGCACCTGCCCCCACGGCCTGCCCATCCCCGGCGAGAGTTCCGAACCACCTCCATCTCACACCCTGCTGGACGCCGGCCCGGGGACGCGGGGCCGGGTGGCGGCGATTCCCGAAGAGGATTCGGCCATGGTGGCCTACCTGGCAGGGCTGGGGCTGGTGCCCGGAGCCGCGGTGGACGTGGAGGAGATCGCGCCCTTCAACGGGCCGCTGACCATCTCGGTGGGAGGGCGGCGACAGGCCATCGGGCGGGAGGTGGCGGCCCGGATTCGGGTGGACCTGCGGGAGCGCGGGAACGCCACGCCCTCCACGTAG
- a CDS encoding Fur family transcriptional regulator produces the protein MITAAKLAQAFRARGRRVTPQRALLFRLIERLQEDHPTAEALYVRAAREMPTLSLRTVYSTLEELAAMRVIRALHVGTGGMRVCVDPRRHHHVVCVKCGKTRDVFVDPGPLDVPPDQRQGFVITDHEIVFRGICAECR, from the coding sequence ATGATAACCGCCGCGAAGCTGGCCCAGGCGTTCCGCGCCCGGGGCCGACGGGTCACCCCACAGCGCGCCCTGCTGTTCAGGCTGATCGAGCGCCTGCAGGAAGACCACCCGACCGCCGAGGCGCTGTACGTGCGGGCGGCCCGGGAGATGCCCACCCTGTCCCTGCGCACCGTCTACAGCACCCTGGAAGAACTGGCGGCGATGCGGGTGATCCGGGCCCTGCACGTGGGCACCGGCGGGATGCGGGTGTGCGTGGACCCGCGCCGCCACCACCACGTGGTGTGCGTGAAGTGCGGCAAGACCCGCGACGTGTTCGTGGACCCCGGCCCCCTGGACGTCCCGCCGGACCAGCGCCAGGGGTTCGTGATCACCGACCACGAGATCGTGTTCCGCGGCATCTGCGCCGAGTGCCGATGA
- a CDS encoding acyl-CoA dehydrogenase family protein, with translation MDFTLADHQLAAQRLVREFAQTEVAPRIRDLDRAQRFDRSVLDAMARLGILGLCIPERYGGAGMDYISLGLACEELEYVDTSLRVILSVHLALNSLTLLTWGTEEQRRRFLVPQARGEKIAAYGLTEPAAGSDAVGIQATAVRDGRHYVLTGEKTWMSLADVADHFLVFAWTDPARQRQRDHTGISAFLVTREMRGVSTSTIHGKLGIRAGNTGSLVLEEVRVPEDHRIGEEGEGFRIAMFALDQGRYTVAAGATGLIRACLDASVRYARQRQAFGRPIGEHQLVKEMIARMARDYEVSRLLYLRAGWMKNQGLRNTRETSLAKWYATVASEQAASDAVEIHGAYGYADEYPVERFYRNAKGAVIYEGTREIHTLLQADYALGYREDRPLRVSLPPWPFPDR, from the coding sequence ATGGACTTCACCCTGGCCGACCACCAGCTGGCCGCCCAGCGCCTGGTGCGGGAGTTTGCCCAGACGGAGGTGGCGCCCCGCATCCGGGACCTGGACCGCGCCCAGCGCTTTGACCGGTCCGTCCTGGACGCCATGGCCCGGCTGGGCATCCTGGGCCTGTGTATCCCCGAGCGCTACGGCGGCGCCGGGATGGACTACATCAGCCTGGGGCTGGCCTGCGAGGAGCTGGAGTACGTGGACACCTCCCTGCGGGTCATCCTCTCGGTGCACCTGGCCCTCAACAGCCTGACCCTGCTCACCTGGGGGACCGAGGAGCAGCGGCGCCGCTTCCTGGTGCCCCAGGCCCGGGGAGAGAAGATCGCCGCCTACGGGCTCACCGAGCCTGCCGCCGGCAGCGACGCCGTGGGGATCCAGGCCACCGCGGTGCGGGACGGCCGCCACTACGTGCTCACCGGGGAGAAGACGTGGATGTCCCTGGCCGACGTGGCCGACCACTTCCTGGTCTTCGCCTGGACGGACCCGGCCAGGCAGCGCCAGCGGGACCACACGGGCATCTCCGCCTTCCTGGTGACCCGGGAGATGCGCGGGGTGAGCACGTCGACCATCCACGGCAAGCTGGGCATCCGCGCGGGCAACACCGGCAGCCTGGTCCTGGAGGAGGTGCGGGTGCCCGAGGACCACCGGATCGGCGAGGAGGGGGAGGGGTTCCGCATCGCCATGTTCGCCCTGGACCAGGGGCGGTACACGGTGGCCGCCGGGGCCACGGGCCTGATCCGCGCCTGCCTGGACGCCAGCGTCCGCTACGCCCGGCAGCGGCAGGCCTTCGGCCGGCCCATCGGGGAGCACCAGCTGGTCAAGGAGATGATTGCGCGGATGGCCCGGGACTACGAGGTCAGCCGCCTGCTGTACCTGCGGGCGGGGTGGATGAAAAACCAGGGCCTGCGCAACACCCGCGAGACGTCCCTGGCCAAGTGGTACGCCACGGTGGCCAGCGAGCAGGCGGCCAGCGACGCCGTGGAGATCCACGGGGCCTACGGCTACGCGGACGAGTACCCGGTGGAGCGTTTTTACCGCAACGCCAAGGGCGCGGTCATCTACGAGGGGACCCGGGAGATCCACACCCTGCTGCAGGCCGACTACGCCCTGGGCTACCGCGAGGACCGCCCCCTGCGGGTGTCGCTGCCTCCCTGGCCGTTTCCCGACCGATGA
- a CDS encoding S41 family peptidase: protein MRPPAAAWPATTPPGLRAASGARVLAAALLLVVLVVAPARADAQAASPALVFEALQVLQAHYVDPVDVPRTLAAAVAALRRQLADAGIAADLPDLPPGLSDAEAQRAFAERFAAAADAAAGRIPAIQLAHAAIRGMADSFNDSHTGFLSPEQNAERRRRQQGQPGFSGVGIVLMSKDGRFYVGSVIPGGPADAAGVRAFDRIVQVNDIPTGGLTVDQVSALIRGPAGTPVTLTLKRPGISDPVVVTVTRAPIVIPSIFRAEVLPGGIGYLRLYQFVERTGREVRAALARLLEEGMRSLVLDLRGNGGGYLDELTSVFNALLPPGTPVYTERRQGGAVRTVRTTQIPLLPPSLPVVVLVDDASASAAELLAAAVQESRRGVVVGSRTAGAVEASVLIDLSDGSALSVTTIRLATGRGVRLEGAGVTPDVVVELTADDLEAGVDPQFLAGVRTALQALGRPGVGRTPF from the coding sequence ATGAGACCTCCTGCCGCTGCCTGGCCGGCCACAACCCCGCCAGGTCTCCGCGCCGCCTCCGGGGCCCGCGTCCTGGCCGCCGCGCTCCTGCTGGTTGTGCTGGTCGTCGCGCCGGCGCGGGCCGACGCCCAGGCGGCGTCGCCGGCCCTGGTCTTTGAGGCCCTCCAGGTGCTGCAGGCCCACTACGTGGACCCGGTGGACGTTCCCCGCACCCTCGCCGCCGCGGTGGCGGCCCTGCGGCGCCAGCTGGCGGACGCGGGTATCGCCGCGGACCTGCCCGACCTGCCGCCGGGTCTGTCCGACGCCGAGGCGCAGCGGGCGTTCGCCGAGCGGTTCGCCGCGGCGGCCGACGCCGCCGCCGGCCGGATCCCGGCCATCCAGCTGGCGCACGCCGCCATCCGGGGGATGGCCGACTCCTTCAACGACTCCCACACCGGCTTTCTGAGCCCGGAGCAGAACGCCGAGCGCCGCCGCCGCCAGCAGGGCCAGCCCGGGTTCAGCGGGGTGGGCATCGTGCTGATGTCCAAAGATGGCCGGTTCTACGTGGGGAGCGTCATTCCCGGGGGGCCGGCGGACGCCGCGGGCGTGCGCGCCTTCGACCGGATCGTGCAGGTCAACGACATCCCCACCGGCGGCCTGACGGTGGACCAGGTGTCCGCGCTGATCCGCGGGCCGGCCGGCACCCCGGTGACGCTGACCCTCAAGCGGCCGGGGATCTCCGACCCGGTGGTGGTGACCGTCACCCGGGCCCCCATCGTCATCCCCTCCATCTTCCGGGCCGAGGTGCTGCCCGGGGGGATCGGCTACCTGCGCCTGTACCAGTTCGTCGAGCGCACCGGCCGCGAGGTCCGCGCCGCCCTCGCCCGCCTCCTGGAGGAGGGCATGCGCTCGCTGGTCCTGGACCTGCGCGGCAACGGCGGCGGCTACCTGGATGAGCTCACCTCCGTCTTCAACGCCCTCCTGCCTCCCGGGACCCCGGTGTACACCGAGCGCCGCCAGGGCGGGGCCGTGCGGACGGTCCGGACCACCCAGATTCCCCTCCTGCCACCGTCGCTGCCGGTGGTGGTGCTGGTGGACGACGCCAGCGCGTCGGCCGCCGAGCTGCTGGCCGCCGCCGTCCAGGAGAGCCGCCGCGGCGTCGTGGTGGGCTCCCGGACCGCGGGCGCGGTGGAGGCCAGCGTGCTGATCGACCTCTCCGACGGGTCGGCCCTCAGCGTCACCACCATCCGGCTGGCGACCGGTCGGGGCGTCCGGCTGGAGGGAGCGGGGGTGACCCCGGACGTGGTGGTGGAGCTGACCGCAGACGACCTGGAGGCGGGCGTGGACCCCCAGTTCCTGGCGGGGGTGCGGACCGCCCTGCAGGCTCTGGGGCGCCCCGGCGTCGGCCGCACACCCTTCTAG